In Methanobacteriales archaeon HGW-Methanobacteriales-1, the following are encoded in one genomic region:
- a CDS encoding permease, producing the protein MTEEYKIPPFLNQIIIIAVIILAFIGMKYIAPILGPVLISIFIAILIYPFLMWLKKKGFSYNISILITIVATFVLGAGLLAILVDSLSQLAAAAPTITIDPNSLLATYANQIIQFLLSNIPFEDIAGIIEIGFFLLFAVIFLIYELPYVKSRLIKGFGKDSPSLKNTFDLIGDFIEYFVIRIKVNLFAAVGFFGVFLLFDINFAVLWGILTFVLGFIPYIGIMLAAIPPILIAWAKYGIWGALGITILFVIINTIAESFVFPKLTGKGLQISVYVVFISLFVWGWLMGLIGMFLAVPLTIVVIKYLENFKETRWLALLMTTDDEEEKKEEVEKEENPS; encoded by the coding sequence ATGACGGAAGAATATAAAATACCACCTTTTCTAAATCAAATTATTATCATAGCCGTGATTATATTAGCTTTTATAGGAATGAAGTACATTGCTCCAATTCTGGGGCCGGTGCTCATTTCTATTTTCATTGCCATACTCATTTATCCTTTTTTAATGTGGCTTAAAAAGAAAGGATTTTCTTACAACATATCTATTCTTATAACCATAGTGGCCACCTTTGTACTAGGAGCAGGCCTATTGGCAATTCTTGTGGATAGTTTAAGTCAGTTGGCAGCAGCAGCACCTACCATAACCATCGATCCTAATTCTCTCCTGGCCACTTATGCCAATCAAATCATCCAATTCCTCCTCTCCAATATACCATTTGAAGATATAGCAGGTATTATAGAGATAGGGTTCTTTTTACTATTTGCAGTTATATTCCTGATTTATGAGCTACCTTATGTAAAATCAAGGCTTATAAAAGGGTTTGGTAAAGATAGTCCCTCCTTAAAGAACACTTTTGACCTAATTGGGGACTTTATTGAATACTTTGTAATTCGGATAAAAGTGAACTTATTTGCCGCTGTGGGTTTTTTCGGTGTTTTTTTACTCTTTGATATAAACTTTGCCGTTCTTTGGGGAATATTAACCTTTGTCTTGGGATTTATCCCCTATATCGGAATTATGCTAGCAGCCATACCCCCTATTCTTATTGCCTGGGCCAAATATGGAATATGGGGTGCGCTGGGCATCACCATACTATTCGTGATAATTAATACCATTGCCGAAAGTTTTGTATTCCCTAAACTCACAGGTAAAGGACTTCAAATATCCGTTTACGTAGTATTTATCTCCTTATTCGTCTGGGGTTGGCTTATGGGATTAATTGGAATGTTTCTGGCCGTACCTCTTACTATAGTGGTTATAAAGTATCTGGAGAACTTTAAGGAAACCCGCTGGTTAGCATTGCTCATGACCACCGATGATGAAGAAGAAAAAAAAGAGGAAGTTGAGAAGGAGGAGAATCCTTCCTAA
- a CDS encoding ATP-binding protein, translating into MEKEDFNNLDKLTRENIALALWMKEFQADEIPQDVKKCILSDKNSPDAFGERMRHRIQDLLDNPDSFTPSYQKRYQELLKHCSSLSSLQAYAMNHLLGVDSSRGYQKIPEESNIEFPRDFAPQLGYQVGWHFFVGNCRDTQQRDYGILVSFYRYSLLPPEMAHDFGLTNWENQIFEMQLAVARSGEEHYQSRPFAIAGTTGLLKFKSQPFHYEAGKNRIISEKKDELFPLAVKAWGVNQGGESDMEMEINLKFSSNKDFLLQGNQGCLPCCCDIGTLYYSATNLQLEPGSTLNLDGEDIIFEEGKFWFDHQWGNALEPLGNSRCKVVRAASILTKPSHSRGWDWFMAQFDENREMTMYAPHTDKNLEFYWLTNPEPPGVMTVAVKGQFIDDQHNVVDTKGTLKIDKWVKSVKSSNPEHYFITNTWYPDHWEFEFHDMVPEDIRHFTMTPIVQGGQTGYNASGAQYSEGGVYIKNMDGELIGKGFAESVYYADAHTNIFHLAGIPDTPQMRKLVETPEASSWLKLQGLLYMAWPPHQKKIKKVLEKCLEQGLPQDFLD; encoded by the coding sequence ATGGAAAAAGAAGATTTTAATAACTTGGATAAATTAACACGGGAAAATATTGCCCTGGCCTTGTGGATGAAAGAATTTCAGGCAGATGAAATACCTCAAGATGTGAAAAAATGTATTTTGAGTGATAAAAACAGTCCTGATGCTTTTGGTGAGCGGATGAGACATCGAATACAAGATTTACTAGATAATCCTGATTCATTCACCCCCAGTTACCAGAAACGATACCAGGAACTTCTCAAGCACTGTTCTTCACTAAGTTCACTGCAGGCCTATGCTATGAATCATCTTTTAGGAGTGGACAGCAGCCGCGGCTACCAGAAGATTCCAGAAGAATCCAATATCGAGTTTCCCCGGGATTTTGCACCACAGCTGGGCTATCAAGTAGGATGGCACTTCTTTGTAGGTAACTGCCGTGATACTCAACAAAGAGACTATGGCATTCTAGTTTCATTCTATCGCTATTCTTTACTACCTCCCGAGATGGCCCATGATTTCGGATTAACAAATTGGGAAAACCAGATATTTGAGATGCAACTGGCCGTGGCCAGATCAGGTGAAGAACACTATCAAAGCAGACCATTTGCCATTGCAGGGACCACCGGGCTATTAAAATTCAAATCACAACCATTCCATTATGAGGCCGGGAAAAACCGAATAATATCCGAGAAAAAAGATGAGCTATTTCCACTCGCCGTAAAGGCCTGGGGAGTGAATCAAGGCGGTGAGAGCGATATGGAGATGGAAATTAATCTTAAATTCTCTTCTAATAAGGATTTTCTCTTGCAAGGAAACCAAGGATGTCTACCTTGCTGCTGTGATATTGGAACGCTCTATTATTCTGCAACCAACCTCCAGTTGGAACCAGGCAGTACCTTAAATCTGGATGGAGAGGATATAATATTTGAAGAGGGTAAGTTCTGGTTCGATCATCAATGGGGAAACGCCCTGGAACCTCTGGGTAATTCCCGGTGCAAGGTGGTTCGAGCCGCCAGTATTCTGACTAAACCATCCCATTCCAGAGGATGGGACTGGTTCATGGCCCAATTCGATGAAAACAGAGAAATGACCATGTACGCGCCCCACACTGATAAGAATCTGGAATTTTACTGGCTCACCAATCCGGAGCCACCAGGAGTTATGACTGTAGCAGTGAAGGGACAGTTCATAGATGACCAGCACAACGTGGTAGACACCAAAGGAACTTTAAAGATTGATAAATGGGTTAAAAGTGTGAAATCCTCAAATCCAGAGCATTATTTCATCACCAATACCTGGTATCCAGATCATTGGGAATTTGAGTTCCATGATATGGTTCCTGAAGACATCCGTCACTTTACCATGACCCCTATTGTCCAGGGAGGCCAAACCGGTTACAATGCCAGTGGGGCCCAGTATTCTGAAGGCGGAGTTTACATAAAGAATATGGATGGTGAACTAATAGGTAAAGGATTTGCCGAGTCAGTTTATTATGCTGATGCCCACACCAATATCTTTCACCTGGCAGGCATTCCAGACACTCCGCAAATGCGTAAACTGGTAGAAACGCCTGAAGCATCCTCCTGGTTGAAATTGCAGGGATTGTTGTACATGGCCTGGCCGCCGCACCAGAAGAAAATTAAAAAAGTACTGGAAAAATGTCTAGAGCAGGGATTACCCCAGGATTTTCTGGATTAA
- a CDS encoding rhodanese-like domain-containing protein yields MSTIKNINPSEARELIQSYEIIILDVRAPWEFAEGHIKNAKNLDFTDPEFSDNLKKLDKNKKYLVYCKTGRRGAMALKTMKNIGFNNLYNLIGGYNAWNGD; encoded by the coding sequence ATGTCCACCATCAAGAATATTAATCCATCAGAAGCCCGGGAATTAATACAAAGCTATGAAATAATCATTTTAGATGTGAGAGCACCCTGGGAATTTGCAGAAGGTCATATAAAAAATGCAAAGAACCTGGATTTCACTGATCCTGAATTTTCTGACAATTTGAAAAAACTGGATAAAAATAAAAAGTACTTAGTTTACTGTAAAACTGGTCGCAGAGGAGCCATGGCCCTAAAAACTATGAAAAATATTGGATTTAATAACCTTTATAATTTAATTGGTGGTTATAATGCCTGGAATGGAGATTAA
- a CDS encoding succinate dehydrogenase/fumarate reductase iron-sulfur subunit — MKLKVYRYQEGRDSHTYDTFNIKDEAGMTVLKALFQIQEIFDDSLTFQYSCRGAVCGTCAMLINKVPRLACRTQLESLLSEKSSISLSHYPGIGDTVEWNPREEILVEPLPHFKVIKDLIVDRSTFFKSYKFVEPVLKPSTPEPGTERLMDPEKLSDLELYTNCILCAACFGACPVDGKNSEYLGPAALAKLYRFHIDSRDGDELRLEKADIPNGWWACEFHGNCRQVCPKGVPPVIAIGQARAELMDKKENKETD, encoded by the coding sequence ATGAAATTGAAAGTTTACCGTTACCAGGAAGGACGGGATTCTCATACTTACGATACATTCAATATAAAAGATGAAGCCGGAATGACTGTTCTTAAAGCTTTATTTCAGATTCAAGAAATTTTTGATGATTCATTGACTTTTCAGTACTCTTGTCGAGGTGCAGTCTGTGGAACCTGTGCCATGTTAATAAATAAAGTTCCTAGATTAGCCTGTAGAACCCAGTTGGAATCATTATTAAGTGAAAAATCATCAATTTCTCTTTCTCATTACCCTGGTATTGGAGACACCGTGGAATGGAATCCTCGAGAAGAAATTCTAGTAGAACCGCTCCCCCATTTTAAAGTTATTAAAGATCTCATAGTTGATAGAAGTACATTTTTTAAATCATATAAATTTGTAGAACCTGTTTTAAAACCATCAACTCCTGAGCCAGGAACGGAGCGACTTATGGATCCTGAAAAATTATCAGATCTGGAATTATATACCAATTGTATTCTCTGTGCAGCATGTTTTGGAGCTTGCCCGGTGGATGGCAAAAATTCAGAATATTTAGGTCCCGCTGCTCTGGCCAAGCTATATCGTTTCCATATTGATTCACGAGATGGTGATGAATTACGGCTGGAGAAGGCAGATATTCCTAATGGATGGTGGGCTTGTGAGTTCCATGGAAACTGCCGCCAGGTCTGTCCCAAGGGAGTTCCTCCAGTTATAGCCATTGGACAAGCAAGAGCTGAATTAATGGATAAAAAAGAAAATAAAGAAACTGATTAA
- a CDS encoding ArsR family transcriptional regulator, producing the protein MKKVFLWWLIAGSKGGENRGRIILELNNRPYNANKLAEKLLLDYKTIRHHIDVLNENNLVESTGEKYGALYFLSDEMEKNYNLFLKIWEEFKEK; encoded by the coding sequence ATGAAGAAAGTGTTTTTATGGTGGTTAATTGCCGGTAGTAAAGGTGGGGAAAACCGCGGCAGAATAATACTAGAACTTAATAATAGGCCATATAATGCTAATAAACTCGCAGAAAAACTATTACTAGACTATAAAACTATCCGGCACCATATAGATGTTTTAAATGAAAACAACTTGGTTGAATCAACTGGAGAAAAGTATGGTGCATTATATTTCCTCTCTGATGAGATGGAAAAAAATTATAACCTCTTCCTGAAGATTTGGGAAGAATTTAAGGAAAAATAG
- a CDS encoding chloride channel protein produces the protein MGWGLFLGMISAISVFIFILLMDMGQGIFFPNLGQNWALFSGPWWMIIVMTGAGLMVGLIHRYTSAQQLDAFKAMDDGYLDPKPVPSSLLASLISLIAGFSLGPEVPSGFLAAGLGTWISKKRNMDPKTTRINVISGISGAYAGLFSSPLVMILMLLETDHKQNVIYYGTLFIAGMAAVIGFAVFYLFNDLNYSSLLGILSPPAYHLQLWHLGAGVLMGIIAVPIALVFVIFNKVLQRAVEPLNSKPILRSTLGGFLLGVLAVIIPSTIGLGTTEMSIVTSQAAEIGIVLLLVFALAKLLALSGALNFGFIGGPIFPLLFVGACIGSLITVLFPQIPQGLAWGCMIVAVPAAVVPIPIALGAIGIVIIGLSPTDTLPVFISALVAYAITHGLLGAGQENLSKEV, from the coding sequence ATGGGCTGGGGACTGTTTTTAGGTATGATAAGTGCTATAAGTGTATTTATCTTTATTTTGCTCATGGATATGGGTCAAGGCATTTTTTTCCCGAACCTGGGCCAGAATTGGGCATTATTCTCTGGTCCGTGGTGGATGATAATAGTCATGACTGGGGCGGGATTAATGGTGGGTTTAATTCATCGTTATACTTCGGCCCAACAGTTGGATGCATTTAAAGCTATGGATGATGGATATTTAGACCCAAAACCAGTACCTTCGTCTCTTCTGGCATCACTGATATCATTGATTGCTGGTTTTAGTCTAGGTCCAGAAGTTCCGTCTGGGTTTTTAGCAGCTGGACTGGGAACCTGGATATCCAAAAAGCGTAATATGGATCCGAAAACCACTCGTATAAATGTCATTAGTGGTATTTCAGGTGCTTATGCTGGCTTATTTTCATCCCCTCTGGTCATGATTTTGATGCTACTGGAAACTGACCATAAACAAAATGTTATATATTATGGAACACTTTTTATCGCTGGAATGGCAGCAGTAATTGGTTTTGCTGTTTTTTATTTATTTAATGACCTTAACTATTCATCTTTACTGGGTATTCTATCACCTCCTGCTTATCATCTTCAATTATGGCATCTGGGAGCGGGTGTTCTGATGGGTATTATAGCAGTACCCATAGCTCTGGTTTTTGTCATATTTAACAAGGTTCTTCAACGTGCAGTGGAGCCATTAAACAGTAAACCCATATTGCGCAGCACTTTAGGGGGTTTCCTCCTGGGCGTGCTGGCAGTGATTATACCTTCCACCATTGGACTGGGAACTACGGAAATGTCTATTGTAACTTCTCAAGCGGCAGAAATTGGAATAGTTCTCCTTTTAGTATTCGCACTGGCAAAATTACTGGCCTTGAGTGGGGCCCTGAATTTTGGATTCATTGGAGGACCTATATTTCCTCTTTTATTTGTGGGTGCTTGCATCGGTTCACTTATCACCGTACTTTTCCCTCAAATTCCACAGGGTTTAGCCTGGGGATGTATGATTGTAGCTGTACCTGCTGCAGTGGTACCTATTCCTATTGCATTGGGTGCCATTGGTATAGTCATCATTGGATTATCACCCACCGACACTCTTCCGGTTTTCATTTCAGCCCTGGTGGCCTATGCTATAACTCACGGTCTTCTGGGCGCTGGTCAGGAAAATCTATCCAAAGAAGTTTGA
- a CDS encoding rhodanese-like domain-containing protein, with the protein MSHFTTIDPKDALKLMEEDSEISIVDIRPHVDFQREHIPHAQNLDYDGHQFQEKVEKLDKNKIYLIYCKSGVRGEYFMGKMRESGFSKVYNILGGFVAWKVSKLPLTSD; encoded by the coding sequence ATGTCTCATTTTACAACCATAGACCCTAAAGATGCACTTAAATTAATGGAAGAAGATTCTGAAATTAGTATCGTAGATATAAGGCCTCATGTTGACTTTCAACGAGAACATATCCCCCATGCCCAGAATCTAGATTATGACGGCCATCAATTCCAAGAAAAAGTAGAAAAGCTAGATAAAAATAAGATTTACCTAATTTATTGTAAGTCCGGCGTCAGAGGAGAATATTTTATGGGAAAAATGCGAGAATCTGGCTTTTCAAAAGTTTATAACATTTTAGGTGGTTTTGTGGCCTGGAAAGTCAGTAAATTACCCCTTACCAGTGATTAA
- a CDS encoding alpha-hydroxy-acid oxidizing enzyme has protein sequence MKYICTYCNVFAYDEEKGDLNANLNPGTSVKDISDSWGCPVCGKPKEYLKKVSEDVFNLKMREYLGNQNKNLDLNHYHDIARKMLTGTCGVYSICDGQPNRLCSGQKFGAPIGMGGAGQGKTFEANYNALQEYRLKMRVIKPHEEPNMSFTIFKKNITAPILGAGLSGVKLSLNNAIPEKDFYTGLLNGAKAFGSIGLIGNTPSAPEDLGVNTIGEKGGFGIPIFKPQSQERLLKLFKIAEEQDVIALGVDLEGAGSTFWTSTEKRVYRKSENELQELVDSVEKPVIFKGIMGSDDALKVLDSGASACYVSNHGGRVMDCGQGVAEVLPEVAHAISSKIPIMADGAVRTGFDVLKILALGGDAALIGRPLAHMAIAGGEIAVKMYLDYVKDDLRRAMILTGCDNLKEVSRGILVK, from the coding sequence ATGAAATACATCTGCACTTATTGTAATGTTTTTGCCTATGATGAAGAAAAAGGAGATTTAAATGCTAATCTCAATCCAGGAACCTCAGTAAAAGATATTTCAGATAGTTGGGGGTGTCCAGTTTGTGGAAAGCCCAAAGAATACCTCAAAAAGGTAAGTGAAGATGTTTTTAATCTTAAAATGAGAGAATACTTAGGAAACCAGAATAAAAACTTAGATTTAAACCATTACCACGATATTGCTCGAAAAATGCTCACTGGAACTTGTGGTGTCTATTCTATCTGCGACGGGCAGCCAAATCGTTTATGTTCCGGTCAAAAATTCGGAGCTCCTATTGGGATGGGTGGTGCTGGCCAGGGAAAAACATTTGAAGCCAATTATAATGCTCTTCAAGAATACAGATTAAAAATGAGAGTAATAAAACCCCATGAAGAACCAAATATGTCCTTTACGATTTTTAAAAAGAATATTACTGCGCCTATTCTAGGTGCAGGTCTTTCCGGAGTAAAACTCTCACTAAATAATGCAATTCCCGAAAAAGATTTTTATACAGGCCTTTTAAATGGTGCAAAGGCCTTTGGATCCATAGGATTAATAGGAAATACTCCCTCAGCACCTGAAGACTTGGGAGTTAATACTATTGGGGAAAAAGGAGGATTTGGCATTCCCATTTTTAAACCACAATCACAAGAAAGGTTGTTAAAATTATTTAAAATTGCTGAAGAGCAAGATGTTATTGCCCTGGGTGTGGATCTGGAAGGTGCTGGTTCCACTTTCTGGACCTCAACTGAGAAAAGAGTTTATAGAAAAAGTGAAAATGAACTCCAGGAACTGGTAGATTCTGTAGAAAAACCAGTTATATTCAAAGGAATTATGGGTAGTGACGATGCCCTTAAAGTACTTGATTCTGGGGCCAGTGCCTGTTATGTGTCCAATCACGGAGGAAGAGTTATGGACTGTGGTCAAGGTGTGGCAGAAGTTCTTCCTGAAGTGGCCCATGCAATTTCCAGTAAAATACCGATTATGGCCGATGGAGCTGTGCGTACCGGTTTTGATGTGCTGAAAATATTGGCATTGGGGGGTGATGCTGCCCTTATTGGTAGGCCTCTGGCCCATATGGCCATTGCTGGTGGTGAAATAGCCGTTAAAATGTATCTGGATTATGTGAAAGATGATTTAAGGAGAGCTATGATACTCACCGGGTGTGATAACTTGAAAGAAGTTAGTAGAGGCATTTTGGTAAAATAA
- a CDS encoding fumarate reductase (quinol) flavoprotein subunit (part of four member fumarate reductase enzyme complex FrdABCD which catalyzes the reduction of fumarate to succinate during anaerobic respiration; FrdAB are the catalytic subcomplex consisting of a flavoprotein subunit and an iron-sulfur subunit, respectively; FrdCD are the membrane components which interact with quinone and are involved in electron transfer; the catalytic subunits are similar to succinate dehydrogenase SdhAB) gives MHHYDVIIIGGGLTGLRAALQVSDAQLKVAIISKVHPLRSHSVAAQGGMNASLANVPGPDGTTDNWKIHAYDTVKGSDYLADQDAVEIMCREAPSTVIELEHMGATWSRLKNGKIAQRPFGGAGFPRTCYAADRTGHNAIHTLYEQTTARNIPIYEKFFVTSLVTAHGHCRGCTALEIRTGKIHGFHGSAVLMATGGFGRLFNSSTNALINTGDGHSLALNAGVSLKDMEFVQFHPTTLYGTNILITEGARGEGGILLNKNGERFMEKYAPNSMDLAPRDVVARAIETEIAEGRGFEGGYVHLDLRHIGEKLIKERLPGIRQISIDFAGVDPINEAIPIQPGQHYSMGGIDVDLSGKTSLKGLYAAGECACISVHGANRLGGNSLLETVVFGRLVGDTIIEEICKDPAKNPQNLAPVKEAIMEVDKKIKHILARKTSKNQFEIKENLNKVMSSKFGIFRDQLRMEKGLLEIGEIKKQLSSVKIDNKELAMNQAIIRFLELEYLVQIAESVAFAALNREESRGSHTREDYPSRDDKKFLKHTIISFKDGKIQIYYKTVNIGIFEPKERVY, from the coding sequence ATTCACCATTACGATGTTATTATTATTGGAGGCGGCCTTACAGGACTTCGAGCTGCACTACAAGTTTCTGATGCCCAACTCAAAGTAGCCATAATCAGTAAAGTTCATCCACTACGTTCTCATTCTGTGGCCGCCCAGGGTGGAATGAATGCCTCACTGGCCAATGTTCCTGGCCCCGATGGAACCACGGATAACTGGAAAATTCATGCCTATGACACGGTGAAAGGATCTGATTATCTGGCTGACCAGGACGCTGTGGAAATAATGTGTCGAGAGGCCCCTTCAACTGTAATTGAACTGGAACACATGGGAGCTACTTGGTCACGTTTAAAAAATGGTAAAATTGCTCAGCGACCTTTTGGAGGGGCGGGTTTTCCAAGAACATGTTATGCAGCTGATAGAACCGGACATAATGCCATCCATACATTGTATGAACAGACCACAGCCAGAAATATCCCGATTTATGAAAAATTTTTTGTAACTTCCCTAGTAACAGCCCATGGACATTGCCGAGGTTGTACTGCCCTGGAAATTCGTACTGGAAAAATTCATGGCTTCCATGGTTCGGCAGTGCTTATGGCCACTGGCGGATTTGGTAGATTATTTAACAGCTCTACCAATGCACTCATAAATACTGGTGATGGGCATTCATTGGCGTTAAATGCGGGAGTATCCTTAAAAGATATGGAATTTGTTCAATTCCATCCAACCACACTATACGGGACCAATATATTGATAACCGAAGGAGCACGTGGTGAAGGTGGGATTCTTCTTAATAAAAATGGCGAACGTTTCATGGAAAAATACGCTCCCAATTCAATGGATCTGGCACCTAGAGATGTAGTGGCCCGAGCCATAGAAACCGAGATTGCTGAGGGAAGAGGATTTGAGGGAGGATATGTCCATCTAGACCTACGTCACATAGGTGAGAAACTTATAAAAGAGCGTTTACCTGGCATAAGACAGATATCCATTGATTTTGCAGGAGTGGATCCTATCAATGAAGCAATACCCATTCAACCAGGCCAGCATTATTCCATGGGAGGAATCGACGTAGATCTAAGTGGAAAAACTTCTCTTAAAGGCCTTTATGCTGCTGGAGAATGTGCATGTATCAGTGTCCATGGAGCAAACCGCTTGGGAGGTAATTCTCTTCTAGAAACTGTAGTTTTTGGACGGCTGGTGGGTGATACCATCATAGAAGAAATTTGTAAAGACCCAGCCAAAAACCCCCAAAACCTGGCTCCTGTGAAAGAAGCCATAATGGAAGTGGATAAGAAAATAAAACACATATTAGCTAGAAAAACAAGTAAAAATCAGTTTGAAATTAAAGAAAACTTAAATAAGGTCATGTCCAGTAAATTTGGCATATTTCGCGACCAGCTGCGAATGGAAAAAGGCCTTTTAGAGATAGGAGAAATTAAAAAACAGTTGTCCTCAGTCAAAATAGATAATAAAGAACTGGCCATGAATCAAGCAATTATCCGCTTTTTAGAGCTAGAATACCTGGTTCAAATAGCAGAATCTGTGGCCTTTGCTGCCCTAAATAGGGAAGAAAGTCGGGGTTCCCATACCCGAGAGGATTATCCCTCACGTGATGATAAAAAATTCCTAAAACATACTATTATTTCATTTAAGGATGGAAAAATTCAAATTTATTACAAAACAGTTAATATAGGTATTTTTGAACCTAAGGAGCGTGTTTATTAA
- a CDS encoding isoprenylcysteine carboxyl methyltransferase, whose translation MHGTKKTSKIKLFLTFIYIVIFPAILLFLSGNWIWIQGWIYSIWFLGLCYTTIIFLYRHDSALLEERYKQPGSEGENGWDKYFVIILFISFILWILIMLLDAERFNWTTNFPLWLEALGLILLFGSAFLLFRSYKDNTFLSPLVRMQSEIDQKVVSTVVYGFVRHQMYLGAVLLFLGTPMLLGSMYGLLIGLFLCLLIVFRIMGEEKMLMEELDGYGDYKKKVKYHIILHIW comes from the coding sequence ATTCATGGAACTAAAAAAACATCTAAAATCAAACTATTTTTAACCTTCATTTATATTGTGATTTTTCCAGCTATTCTTCTCTTTCTTTCAGGAAATTGGATCTGGATTCAGGGCTGGATATACAGTATATGGTTTTTAGGCCTTTGTTACACTACAATCATTTTCCTGTACCGCCATGACTCCGCACTCCTGGAGGAAAGGTACAAACAGCCGGGAAGTGAGGGTGAAAATGGCTGGGACAAATATTTTGTCATTATCCTTTTTATCAGCTTCATATTATGGATTTTAATCATGCTTCTGGATGCAGAAAGGTTTAACTGGACCACTAATTTCCCATTATGGCTGGAAGCACTGGGATTAATTCTATTATTCGGCTCGGCCTTTCTGTTATTCAGATCATATAAGGACAACACTTTTCTCTCCCCATTGGTTCGGATGCAATCTGAAATAGATCAAAAAGTAGTATCAACAGTAGTATATGGATTTGTAAGACATCAAATGTATTTGGGAGCAGTATTATTATTTTTAGGAACTCCAATGCTTTTAGGGTCAATGTATGGTTTATTAATTGGCCTATTTCTGTGCTTATTAATTGTGTTCCGTATTATGGGGGAGGAAAAAATGCTGATGGAAGAATTAGACGGATATGGCGATTATAAAAAGAAAGTCAAATATCATATTATTCTCCATATATGGTAA
- a CDS encoding NAD(P)-dependent alcohol dehydrogenase, translated as MKAILYTKYGPPEVLELKEVEKPIPNDNEVLIKVHATTVHRGDTRMRSLNIPGPSWQLLFARIFLGIRNPKKAILGMELSGKIEVVGKNVTLFKEGDEIFASTVWSGFGGYAEYKCMPEDGALTIKPINMTFEEAATIPSGGITTLGIIRMANIQNGQRVLIYGASGSVGTFAVQIAKSLGAEVTGVCSTTNLEMVKLLGADKVIDYTKEDFTQNSEKYDVIFDAVAKIPPKQTKKSLKKTGIYLNVHTSSEKIKTKDAISLLKDLKELIEAEKIKAVIDRTYPMDQIVEAHRYVDKGHKKGNVVINIE; from the coding sequence ATGAAAGCAATTTTATACACAAAATATGGGCCACCTGAAGTTTTAGAGCTTAAAGAAGTAGAAAAACCTATTCCTAATGATAATGAAGTGCTAATAAAAGTTCATGCCACAACAGTACACCGGGGAGATACCAGAATGCGTAGTTTAAATATTCCCGGCCCTAGCTGGCAATTGCTCTTTGCACGGATATTTTTGGGGATTAGAAACCCTAAAAAAGCAATATTGGGAATGGAGTTATCCGGAAAAATTGAAGTTGTTGGGAAAAATGTGACCCTCTTTAAAGAAGGAGACGAAATTTTTGCATCAACAGTTTGGTCTGGTTTTGGAGGATATGCTGAGTACAAATGTATGCCTGAAGATGGAGCACTGACCATAAAACCTATCAATATGACCTTTGAGGAAGCTGCCACCATTCCTTCAGGGGGGATTACAACCTTGGGCATTATTCGAATGGCAAATATCCAGAATGGACAGAGAGTTCTTATTTACGGTGCTTCAGGTAGCGTGGGGACATTTGCAGTACAGATTGCCAAGTCCCTGGGAGCAGAAGTTACCGGGGTTTGCAGTACAACTAATTTAGAAATGGTAAAGTTACTGGGAGCCGACAAGGTAATTGATTATACGAAAGAGGATTTTACCCAAAATAGTGAGAAATATGATGTTATATTTGACGCTGTAGCTAAGATTCCACCCAAACAGACTAAAAAATCTCTGAAGAAAACCGGGATATATCTCAACGTTCATACTTCTTCAGAAAAAATAAAGACTAAAGATGCAATATCCCTTCTCAAAGACCTTAAAGAGCTTATAGAGGCTGAAAAGATAAAAGCAGTTATTGATAGAACCTATCCCATGGATCAAATTGTAGAGGCCCACCGGTATGTGGATAAAGGACACAAAAAGGGGAATGTTGTAATAAATATAGAATAA